One segment of Trichlorobacter ammonificans DNA contains the following:
- the trpD gene encoding anthranilate phosphoribosyltransferase: MIRKAIAKVVEHHDLTEGEMIEAMNQIMSGECTPAQIGAFITALRMKGETIDEITGAARVMRERATPIRVGKGVLDIDRDDINIDQETILDVVGTGGDGTNTFNISTTVSFVVAACGVKVAKHGNRSVSSACGSADVLEKLGVNLDVTPEQVEHCIAENNIGFLFAPALHGAMKHAIGPRREIGIRTIFNILGPLTNPARADRQVMGVYREDLVEKLAGVLHRLGCKHGFVVNGRDGMDEITLTAESAAAEVTPDGVRLFTIVPEELGFTRCTMADLKGGDAVANAVIVRSVLAGEQGSRRDVVLLNAAFALTAAGACADVREGIARAAASIDSGAAMERLDKLVALTN, encoded by the coding sequence ATGATCAGAAAAGCAATAGCCAAGGTAGTGGAGCACCATGACCTGACCGAAGGGGAGATGATCGAGGCCATGAACCAGATCATGTCCGGCGAATGCACCCCGGCCCAGATCGGCGCCTTCATCACCGCCCTGCGGATGAAGGGGGAGACCATCGACGAGATCACCGGCGCGGCCCGGGTGATGCGGGAGCGGGCCACCCCGATCCGGGTGGGCAAAGGGGTGCTGGATATCGACCGCGACGACATCAACATCGACCAGGAAACCATCCTGGACGTGGTGGGCACCGGCGGCGACGGCACCAACACCTTCAACATCTCCACCACCGTCTCCTTCGTGGTGGCCGCCTGCGGGGTCAAGGTGGCCAAGCACGGCAACCGCTCCGTCTCCTCCGCCTGCGGCAGCGCCGACGTGCTGGAAAAACTGGGAGTCAACCTGGACGTGACCCCGGAACAGGTGGAGCACTGCATCGCCGAGAACAACATCGGCTTTCTCTTTGCCCCGGCCCTGCACGGCGCCATGAAGCACGCCATCGGCCCCCGCCGCGAAATCGGCATCCGCACCATCTTCAACATCCTGGGACCGCTCACCAACCCGGCCCGGGCCGACCGTCAGGTCATGGGGGTCTACCGGGAGGACCTGGTGGAAAAACTGGCCGGCGTGCTGCACCGCCTGGGCTGCAAACACGGCTTCGTGGTCAACGGCCGGGACGGCATGGACGAAATCACCCTCACCGCCGAAAGTGCTGCCGCCGAAGTCACCCCGGACGGAGTGCGGCTTTTCACCATTGTGCCGGAAGAACTGGGCTTCACCCGCTGCACCATGGCGGACCTGAAGGGGGGGGATGCCGTTGCCAACGCCGTCATCGTCCGGTCCGTGCTGGCCGGTGAACAGGGCTCCCGCCGCGACGTGGTTCTGCTCAATGCCGCCTTTGCCCTGACAGCCGCCGGCGCCTGTGCCGACGTGCGGGAAGGGATCGCCAGGGCCGCGGCAAGCATCGACTCGGGCGCCGCCATGGAGCGGCTGGACAAGCTGGTTGCCCTCACCAACTGA
- a CDS encoding response regulator gives MGSINILLADDSITIRKVVGIIFSGGDYSLTMVENGAAAIEKAREIRPDILLIDVLMPDLSGYEVCEAIRREPALAATPILLMTGSFEPFDEERARQCGASDHIVKPFEAQQLVAKVQELHERAAELSVAAPPEPAEPSFFEPTAVAPPAEPLLAANEPSPFESTFQQLPVASPDDPWGAFTLQPDEPAAAEPVEVLAFEPPPAEPAAVPAEPSPFEHSSFGAMEPPDVLEMLQDDLTPAAQSSVAETGMAGSWMPSDDQTFEFQEEVAVAPAAALGNPLELEKQLPEQEPAFDPTAFEPTAPGVPVVETVAEVPPQAVTPVVPAAVPALTEEQLKAALAAASKETIERIVWEVVPDLAESLIREAIRKITDGK, from the coding sequence ATGGGCAGCATCAATATTCTTCTTGCCGACGACAGTATCACCATCCGCAAAGTAGTCGGTATCATCTTCAGCGGTGGTGACTACTCCCTCACCATGGTCGAGAACGGGGCAGCGGCCATTGAAAAGGCCCGGGAAATCCGCCCCGACATTCTGCTGATTGATGTCCTGATGCCGGACCTGAGCGGGTACGAGGTCTGTGAGGCGATCCGCCGGGAACCGGCGCTGGCGGCCACGCCGATTCTGCTGATGACCGGTTCCTTCGAGCCGTTTGATGAAGAGCGGGCCCGCCAGTGCGGCGCCAGCGACCATATCGTCAAGCCGTTCGAGGCCCAGCAGCTGGTTGCCAAGGTACAGGAGCTGCACGAGCGAGCCGCGGAACTGAGCGTGGCAGCGCCGCCGGAACCCGCGGAACCGTCGTTTTTTGAACCCACCGCTGTTGCGCCTCCCGCCGAACCGCTGTTGGCGGCGAACGAGCCGTCACCCTTTGAATCCACGTTCCAGCAGCTACCCGTTGCTTCTCCCGACGATCCCTGGGGGGCCTTCACCCTGCAGCCGGACGAACCGGCCGCTGCCGAGCCGGTCGAAGTCCTCGCCTTTGAACCGCCCCCGGCGGAACCGGCAGCCGTTCCTGCGGAGCCGTCCCCCTTCGAACACAGCTCCTTCGGGGCCATGGAGCCCCCCGATGTGCTGGAGATGCTGCAGGACGACCTGACCCCGGCAGCGCAGTCGTCTGTCGCCGAGACGGGAATGGCCGGCTCCTGGATGCCCTCCGACGACCAGACCTTTGAATTCCAGGAAGAGGTTGCCGTCGCCCCGGCAGCCGCTCTGGGCAACCCGCTGGAGCTGGAAAAACAGCTGCCGGAGCAGGAACCTGCCTTCGACCCCACCGCCTTTGAACCGACCGCTCCCGGTGTACCGGTGGTGGAAACCGTGGCCGAAGTGCCTCCCCAGGCCGTAACCCCGGTGGTACCGGCCGCTGTCCCGGCCCTCACCGAAGAACAGTTGAAAGCCGCGCTGGCGGCTGCCTCGAAGGAAACCATCGAACGGATCGTCTGGGAAGTGGTGCCGGACCTGGCGGAAAGCCTGATCAGGGAAGCCATCAGAAAGATCACCGACGGCAAGTAG
- a CDS encoding serine hydrolase domain-containing protein — protein MMPFRCLFRILQLLTVSVVFYLVSATTGAAAEVDPLAEADRRAALEFMLQDAINRRLISGAVVLIGDRHGVLYEHAAGRAGFEADAQPLTTDTMFDVASLTKAVATATAVVSLIDQGRFTLLDPISAWFPELEGREITILQLLTHTSGLHDRDLDRYDPLGSVLRTAALSAGNQPPGSRFLYADINFILLGELVRRETGLSLDRYCQEAIFRPLGMHRTGFNPTPGLRIAATLGGSGSITGVVQDYNARKLGGVAGHAGLFSTARDLGKYARMLLNHGQLDGAAILSPQAVAQMTAPYFFGNGRIVRGLGWDRESPYSSPRGMLFSNTSYGHTGYSGSSIWVDPKAGLYVVLLTTRINYQNKQRFNRLRSNISTLGAAVFSGEGVLQKPEKTQP, from the coding sequence ATGATGCCGTTCCGCTGTTTGTTCCGCATCCTGCAGCTGTTGACCGTTTCAGTCGTTTTTTACCTGGTATCCGCGACAACGGGAGCAGCCGCTGAAGTCGATCCCCTGGCCGAAGCCGACCGTCGGGCAGCCCTGGAGTTCATGCTGCAGGACGCCATCAACCGCCGTCTGATCAGCGGTGCGGTGGTGCTGATCGGCGACCGCCACGGCGTCCTCTACGAGCATGCCGCCGGCCGGGCCGGTTTTGAAGCCGACGCCCAGCCCCTGACCACCGACACCATGTTCGATGTTGCCTCCCTGACCAAGGCCGTGGCGACCGCCACGGCCGTTGTCAGTCTGATCGACCAGGGGCGCTTCACCCTGCTGGACCCCATTTCCGCCTGGTTTCCCGAACTGGAAGGACGGGAGATCACCATCCTGCAGTTGCTGACCCACACTTCCGGCCTCCACGACCGGGACCTTGACCGTTACGATCCCCTGGGAAGCGTCCTGCGCACCGCCGCCCTGTCGGCCGGGAACCAGCCGCCGGGCAGCAGGTTTCTCTATGCCGATATCAACTTCATCCTGCTGGGGGAGCTGGTCAGGCGTGAAACCGGCCTCTCCCTGGACCGTTATTGCCAGGAAGCCATCTTCCGGCCGCTGGGAATGCACCGTACCGGCTTTAACCCCACTCCCGGCCTGCGGATCGCCGCAACCCTGGGGGGCAGCGGCAGCATCACCGGCGTGGTGCAGGACTATAACGCCCGCAAGCTGGGAGGGGTTGCCGGCCATGCGGGCCTCTTCAGCACCGCCCGTGATCTGGGAAAATACGCCCGCATGCTGCTGAACCACGGACAACTGGACGGTGCCGCCATTCTGTCCCCACAGGCGGTGGCCCAGATGACCGCCCCCTATTTTTTCGGTAACGGCCGGATCGTGCGCGGCCTGGGCTGGGACCGGGAATCTCCCTACTCTTCGCCGCGGGGGATGCTCTTCTCCAACACCTCCTACGGCCATACCGGCTACAGCGGCTCCTCCATCTGGGTCGATCCCAAGGCGGGGCTGTACGTGGTGCTGCTCACCACCCGGATCAACTACCAGAACAAGCAGCGCTTCAACCGGCTGCGCAGCAATATCTCCACCCTTGGCGCGGCGGTCTTCAGCGGGGAGGGAGTGCTGCAAAAGCCTGAAAAGACGCAACCTTGA